A region from the Lysobacter sp. BMK333-48F3 genome encodes:
- a CDS encoding glycosyltransferase: MNILMLSDVYFPRVNGVSTSIRTFAQSLARMGHSVTVVAPDYGPDSGQEQHDSDEFEIVRLASRVIFFDPEDRLIRAPELRRILPALAARHWDVIHVHTPFRAHRLGVRLAELSARPTVETYHTYFEEYIGHYLPWAPAPLLRFVARRLSRMLCHGVDHLIVPSAQMAEVLRRYGVSTPATVLPTGIDLSEFARGDGARFRIAHDIAQDRPTLVTVSRLAVEKNIAFLLQVARRLVAEFPRLMFIIAGEGPDAPRLKRLAHEYGLEANVRFFGNLDRRTTLLDAYKAGDAFVFASPTETQGLVLIEAMALGVPIVSTAVMGTATVLRDARSALISEEDVDDFAAHVTRLLRSPELRARLAQAGPQDARAWSTEGLMEQVVALYQRLAQARPAVRRNAQAAAQQG; encoded by the coding sequence ATGAACATCCTGATGCTGTCGGACGTCTACTTCCCGCGGGTCAACGGGGTGTCGACCTCGATCCGCACCTTCGCCCAGTCATTGGCGAGGATGGGGCATTCGGTGACGGTAGTAGCGCCGGACTACGGCCCCGACAGCGGCCAGGAGCAGCACGACAGCGACGAGTTCGAGATCGTCCGGCTGGCCTCGCGGGTGATCTTCTTCGATCCCGAGGACCGGCTGATCCGCGCGCCGGAGCTGCGCCGGATCCTGCCCGCGCTGGCGGCGCGGCATTGGGACGTGATCCACGTCCATACCCCGTTCCGCGCCCACCGCCTGGGCGTGCGCCTGGCCGAGCTGAGCGCCCGGCCGACGGTGGAGACCTACCACACCTATTTCGAGGAATACATCGGCCACTACCTGCCGTGGGCGCCGGCGCCGCTGCTGCGCTTCGTCGCGCGGCGGCTGTCGCGCATGCTCTGCCACGGCGTCGACCACCTGATCGTGCCCTCGGCGCAGATGGCCGAAGTGTTGCGGCGCTACGGCGTGAGCACGCCGGCGACGGTGTTGCCGACCGGCATCGACCTGAGCGAGTTCGCGCGCGGCGACGGCGCGCGTTTCCGCATCGCCCACGACATCGCCCAGGACCGCCCGACCCTGGTCACGGTGAGCCGGCTGGCGGTGGAGAAGAACATCGCTTTCCTGTTGCAGGTGGCGCGGCGGCTGGTCGCGGAGTTTCCGCGGCTGATGTTCATCATCGCCGGCGAGGGGCCGGACGCGCCGCGGCTCAAGCGCCTGGCGCACGAGTACGGCCTGGAGGCCAACGTGCGTTTCTTCGGCAACCTGGACCGGCGCACGACCCTGCTCGACGCCTACAAGGCCGGCGACGCCTTCGTGTTCGCCTCGCCGACCGAGACCCAGGGCCTGGTGCTGATCGAAGCCATGGCGCTGGGCGTGCCGATCGTCTCGACCGCGGTGATGGGCACGGCCACGGTATTGCGCGATGCGCGCAGCGCCCTGATCAGCGAAGAGGACGTCGACGACTTCGCCGCCCATGTGACCCGGTTGCTGCGCTCGCCGGAGCTGCGCGCGCGGCTGGCCCAGGCCGGGCCGCAGGACGCGCGCGCCTGGAGCACCGAAGGCCTGATGGAGCAGGTGGTGGCCTTGTACCAGCGCCTGGCTCAGGCGCGCCCGGCGGTGCGGCGCAACGCCCAGGCCGCCGCGCAACAGGGGTAG
- a CDS encoding darcynin family protein has protein sequence MSETRDSYPLTVFMLVKTQPEWLAFDIDTRFRLLAEHVEPIVNKHRDQVRLRFYDIEFYNARVTDLWQWDARSHHAYELVVEALRETPFWDRYFAIVEILPGVENAYASNYGRQPLAA, from the coding sequence ATGAGCGAGACCCGAGACAGCTATCCCCTGACCGTTTTCATGCTGGTCAAGACCCAGCCCGAATGGCTGGCCTTCGACATCGACACCCGTTTCCGCCTGCTCGCCGAGCACGTCGAGCCGATCGTGAATAAACACCGCGACCAGGTGCGGCTGCGCTTCTACGACATCGAGTTCTACAACGCCCGGGTCACCGACCTGTGGCAGTGGGACGCGCGCAGCCATCACGCTTACGAACTGGTGGTCGAGGCGCTGCGCGAGACCCCGTTCTGGGACCGCTACTTCGCCATCGTCGAGATCCTGCCCGGGGTCGAGAACGCCTACGCCAGCAACTACGGCCGTCAGCCCTTGGCGGCCTGA
- a CDS encoding TetR/AcrR family transcriptional regulator, protein MPAPRRRSSLKPRKIPRQERAAETVAAILEAAARILERHGLRGYNTNAVAERAGVSIGSLYQYFPNKDALTAALIERETQTLLADLAAVPAQAGYRDGIAALVRAAVAHQLQRPALARLLDFEERRLPLRERDLQVDRAAQQCVLALLARPDAPARPGGGTAAAQLLALDAIAIVRGLVDAAGERGETDAVALQARVLRALFGYLGAPRRRAPAERG, encoded by the coding sequence ATGCCCGCGCCGCGTCGCCGAAGCAGCCTGAAACCACGCAAAATCCCGCGCCAGGAGCGCGCCGCCGAGACCGTCGCGGCGATCCTGGAAGCGGCGGCTCGCATTCTCGAGCGCCACGGCCTGCGCGGATACAACACCAACGCCGTCGCCGAGCGCGCCGGGGTCAGCATCGGCTCGCTGTACCAGTACTTTCCCAACAAGGACGCGCTGACCGCGGCCTTGATCGAGCGCGAGACCCAGACCCTGCTGGCCGATCTGGCCGCGGTTCCGGCCCAGGCCGGCTACCGCGACGGCATCGCCGCCCTGGTGCGGGCGGCGGTGGCCCATCAGCTGCAGCGCCCGGCGCTGGCGCGGCTGCTGGATTTCGAGGAACGGCGCCTGCCGCTGCGCGAACGCGACCTGCAGGTCGACCGCGCCGCGCAGCAGTGCGTGCTGGCCCTGCTCGCGCGGCCGGACGCGCCGGCGCGGCCCGGCGGCGGCACCGCCGCGGCGCAGTTGCTGGCGCTGGATGCGATCGCGATCGTGCGCGGCCTCGTCGACGCCGCCGGCGAGCGCGGCGAGACCGACGCGGTGGCGCTGCAGGCGCGGGTGTTGCGCGCGCTGTTCGGCTATCTGGGCGCGCCGCGCCGGCGCGCGCCCGCCGAGCGGGGCTGA
- a CDS encoding MFS transporter: MFQPAYRALTAGAVALVALVGFEALAVTTAMPTVARALDGLSLYALAFAGTLAASVVGMVAAGPWADARGPAAPLRQGIVWFALGLLLAGAAPSMAWLIAGRVVQGFGGGLISVALYVVVGRVYPPRLHARIFAAFAAAWVVPAIVGPAISGAIVEHIGWRWVFLSVPLAAALAAWLVLPALRGLGPSANAVARPQRTRLLWALLATASLLGLHYGGQLRDAGAWLWISIAVAALVAAASRLLPAGALRAARGLPTVVALRGLAAGAFFLSEAYIPLLLAQERGLSPTWAGLVLTLGAIGWSSGSWIRGRAPASAAATRFLQAGMALLGLGVLAIAALTWTATPLALGIAGWIAAGFGMGLMYPTLSVLMLELSPPERQGESSSALHLGDAIFTATALAIGGSLFAALLTRSHLLAYLCGFGIAAALALLGLCLASRVRVATAPR, encoded by the coding sequence GTGTTCCAGCCGGCCTATCGCGCGCTGACCGCGGGCGCGGTGGCCCTGGTCGCCTTGGTCGGTTTCGAAGCGCTGGCGGTGACCACCGCGATGCCGACCGTGGCCCGCGCGCTCGACGGCCTCTCGCTGTACGCGCTGGCCTTCGCCGGCACCCTCGCCGCGAGCGTGGTCGGCATGGTCGCCGCCGGCCCCTGGGCCGACGCGCGCGGCCCGGCCGCGCCGCTGCGCCAGGGCATCGTCTGGTTCGCGCTCGGCCTGCTGCTGGCCGGCGCGGCGCCGTCGATGGCGTGGTTGATCGCCGGGCGCGTGGTCCAGGGCTTCGGCGGCGGGTTGATCTCGGTGGCCCTGTACGTGGTGGTCGGCCGGGTGTACCCGCCGCGCCTGCATGCGCGCATCTTCGCCGCCTTCGCCGCGGCCTGGGTGGTGCCGGCGATCGTCGGCCCGGCGATCAGCGGCGCGATCGTCGAACATATCGGCTGGCGCTGGGTGTTCTTGTCGGTGCCGCTGGCCGCGGCGCTGGCGGCGTGGCTGGTCTTGCCGGCCCTGCGCGGCCTTGGCCCGAGCGCGAACGCCGTCGCGCGGCCGCAACGCACGCGCCTGCTGTGGGCGTTGCTGGCCACCGCCAGCCTGCTCGGCCTGCATTACGGCGGCCAGTTGCGCGATGCCGGCGCCTGGCTGTGGATCTCGATCGCGGTCGCGGCCCTGGTCGCGGCCGCCTCGCGGCTGTTGCCGGCCGGCGCCTTGCGCGCCGCACGCGGGCTGCCGACCGTGGTCGCGCTGCGCGGCCTCGCCGCCGGCGCCTTCTTCCTCAGCGAAGCCTATATCCCGCTGCTGCTGGCGCAGGAGCGCGGCTTGTCGCCGACCTGGGCCGGGCTGGTGCTGACCCTGGGCGCGATCGGCTGGTCGAGCGGTTCCTGGATCCGCGGCCGCGCCCCGGCCAGCGCCGCGGCGACGCGTTTCCTGCAGGCCGGCATGGCCCTGCTCGGCCTGGGCGTGCTCGCGATCGCCGCGCTGACCTGGACCGCGACGCCACTGGCGCTGGGCATCGCCGGCTGGATCGCGGCCGGCTTCGGCATGGGCCTGATGTATCCGACCTTGTCGGTGCTGATGCTGGAACTGTCGCCGCCGGAACGCCAGGGCGAGAGTTCCTCCGCCCTGCACCTGGGCGATGCGATCTTCACCGCCACTGCGTTGGCGATCGGCGGCTCGCTGTTCGCTGCGTTGCTGACCCGCTCGCATCTGCTGGCCTACTTGTGCGGCTTCGGGATCGCCGCGGCGCTGGCCTTGCTCGGCTTGTGCCTGGCGTCGCGGGTGCGGGTCGCCACCGCTCCCCGCTAG
- a CDS encoding phospholipase D-like domain-containing protein, giving the protein MQSPADAATNAAPIRKRCGLRRALCAAVLIWAASASFHAFKPLPPGIGAEHPLRAARDVALLTDTTWVDANGERRSEQQIFDESLRLIGQAQRAVVADQFLFNDFAAAAGGEAHRRLSDELAAALIARKRAVPQLRAVLITDPINTVYGGQRSPRLEALRAAGIEVVTTDLGRLRAPNPAWSGLWQLCCRWAGNDPDGGWLASPFGPGQTTLRSWLALFNLNANHRKTLVVDQGDGWTALVASANPHDASSRHGNVALRFHGAAALDVLASERAVALMSGARWPQELPQAAPAPTIVDARLAPRVQLLTEARIRDALIAAVQGARRDESIDVAVFYLSHRGLIQALIAAQQRGVRLRVLLDPNEDAFGRKKNGVPNRQVAAELHAAGVPLRWCDTHGEQCHAKLLFKRGGDGQVELIAGSANYTRRNLDDYNLESSARVLAEADAPVAQRALAYFEQSWRNGDGRRISTDYAAYADDSALRRLWYRFGEATGLSSY; this is encoded by the coding sequence TTGCAATCTCCCGCCGACGCCGCCACGAACGCCGCCCCGATACGCAAGCGCTGCGGGTTGCGGCGCGCACTGTGCGCCGCGGTACTGATCTGGGCCGCTTCGGCCAGCTTCCACGCATTCAAGCCGCTGCCGCCGGGCATCGGCGCGGAGCATCCGCTGCGCGCCGCGCGCGACGTCGCCCTGCTCACCGATACCACCTGGGTCGACGCGAACGGCGAGCGCCGCAGCGAACAGCAGATCTTCGACGAAAGCCTGCGTCTGATCGGCCAGGCGCAACGCGCGGTGGTCGCCGACCAGTTCCTGTTCAACGATTTCGCCGCCGCGGCCGGCGGCGAGGCCCATCGCCGGCTCAGCGACGAACTGGCCGCGGCGCTGATCGCGCGCAAGCGCGCCGTGCCGCAGCTGCGCGCGGTGCTGATCACCGACCCGATCAACACCGTCTACGGCGGCCAGCGTTCGCCGCGCCTGGAGGCCTTGCGCGCGGCCGGCATCGAGGTGGTGACCACCGATCTGGGCCGCCTGCGCGCGCCCAATCCGGCCTGGTCCGGGCTGTGGCAGCTGTGCTGCCGCTGGGCCGGCAACGACCCCGACGGCGGCTGGCTGGCGAGCCCGTTCGGCCCCGGCCAGACGACCCTGCGCAGTTGGCTGGCGCTGTTCAACCTCAACGCCAACCACCGCAAGACCCTGGTCGTCGACCAGGGCGACGGCTGGACCGCGCTGGTCGCCTCGGCCAACCCGCACGACGCCAGCAGCCGCCACGGCAACGTCGCCCTGCGCTTCCACGGCGCCGCCGCGCTGGACGTGCTGGCCAGCGAGCGCGCGGTGGCGCTGATGTCGGGCGCGCGCTGGCCGCAGGAGCTGCCGCAGGCCGCGCCCGCGCCGACCATCGTCGACGCCCGGCTGGCGCCGCGGGTGCAATTGCTGACCGAGGCGCGCATCCGCGACGCGCTGATCGCCGCAGTCCAGGGCGCGCGCCGCGACGAGTCCATCGACGTGGCGGTGTTCTACCTCTCCCACCGCGGCCTGATCCAGGCCCTGATCGCCGCGCAGCAGCGCGGCGTGCGCCTGCGCGTGCTGCTGGATCCGAACGAGGACGCGTTCGGACGCAAGAAGAACGGCGTGCCCAACCGCCAGGTCGCCGCCGAGCTGCACGCGGCGGGGGTGCCGCTGCGCTGGTGCGACACTCACGGCGAACAGTGTCACGCCAAACTGCTGTTCAAGCGCGGCGGCGACGGCCAAGTCGAACTGATCGCCGGCTCGGCCAACTACACCCGGCGCAATCTCGACGACTACAACCTGGAAAGCAGCGCGCGCGTGCTGGCCGAAGCCGACGCGCCGGTGGCGCAACGCGCCCTGGCCTACTTCGAGCAGAGCTGGCGCAACGGCGACGGCCGTCGGATCAGCACCGACTACGCCGCTTACGCCGACGACTCGGCGCTGCGCCGGCTGTGGTACCGCTTCGGCGAGGCCACCGGGCTGTCGAGCTACTAG
- a CDS encoding DUF6229 family protein has translation MQIEDIVSGWLNGSEDMNPAGPLYIEGVASTEAALTDTSLPLLTRCSSCSASSGSQCC, from the coding sequence ATGCAGATCGAAGACATCGTTTCGGGCTGGCTCAACGGTTCGGAAGACATGAACCCGGCGGGTCCGCTGTACATCGAAGGCGTTGCCTCGACCGAGGCCGCGCTGACCGACACCAGCCTGCCGCTGCTGACCCGCTGCAGCAGCTGCAGCGCTTCCAGCGGCAGCCAGTGCTGCTGA
- a CDS encoding type 2 lanthipeptide synthetase LanM family protein translates to MSEPSSGESFLPIIETFTAAHRARLDATLAALAPQLDRDEIALLQRVGAQTLNDNARLKLSRTLLLELHAARLGGQLPAQDEVEQFQQFIALALQPPFDPHLRQRYPALHERLQRSLELQRLALEALAARIARDRERLGELLGHAPGRLLAVQPGEGDRHAGGQTVVRLGFEGGRIMYKPRSLRIDLALDAFLAQVFGDDPDRIRVPYALDCGDYGWTGFVDHRYCDGDAELGTFYRNLGHWLAAMQLLGGTDLHQENLIAAGPVPVAIDVESLFAIEVDAPPSPRGRAFDLASELIRTSVLRTGIVPFRAPVLGFGGVDISAAGALPGEQPQIRMPSIADEGTARARLQIVSADFGQSQNHPSPNPEVSRFWDRISEGFVAATARLRALDAEGALEPLLRGFLGCPARDIRRPTQAYVEIMRMLWHPASLHDEPKAIERARDILRRNAVALPIAPSSAHEIDGEIEDMRVGDVPIFVAPLDPARIEETLQRWRRMRVELEELTIRSALVTVDLNQRLGKNERARADIVARHPHAQRLDARRRAAAAQAVAQLLRLAVYGDDGSVTWISPVLGDTGWVTRPLQADLYTGLGGVALSLAGYLHECRAGRADPVDGLEPALEGTLHALRTIEQADAPSTVGGMIGYGGQIWTWVSLHDLLRRPQMLEWAIERAQALEAAGFDADRYLDLLEGASGAIVPLLQLADASGDPRWRELAARAARFMESQAIVDERGACWPSTIFDAPIGGYAHGASGIGWALSRIGHSAAGSAEDRARWLSLAERAFAFEEGLYDDGAGCWRDARIADEEQFLHNWCHGSVGIGLAACDLYQLTGDARHLRDLRRAAQAARGFGWGVSHTLCHGDLALWELLARAAQLDPEGGWGDPAEHTMQIVSAIEEHHGAVGSRARDAFTPGLMTGVAGAVHALNRMHPDCPLVTPLVFERRAGR, encoded by the coding sequence ATGAGCGAACCCAGCAGCGGCGAGTCGTTCCTCCCGATCATCGAAACCTTCACCGCCGCGCATCGCGCCCGACTGGACGCGACCCTGGCCGCGCTGGCGCCGCAACTGGACCGCGACGAGATCGCGCTGCTGCAGCGGGTCGGCGCGCAGACCCTCAACGACAACGCGCGGCTCAAGCTCAGCCGCACCCTGTTGCTGGAGCTGCATGCCGCGCGCCTCGGCGGACAGTTGCCGGCGCAGGACGAGGTCGAGCAGTTCCAGCAGTTCATCGCCCTGGCGCTGCAGCCGCCGTTCGACCCGCATCTGCGCCAGCGCTATCCCGCGCTGCACGAGCGCTTGCAGCGCAGCCTGGAACTGCAGCGCCTGGCGCTGGAAGCGCTGGCCGCGCGCATCGCCCGAGATCGCGAGCGCCTGGGCGAACTGCTCGGCCACGCGCCCGGCCGCCTGCTGGCGGTGCAGCCGGGCGAGGGCGACCGCCACGCCGGCGGCCAGACCGTGGTGCGGCTGGGCTTCGAAGGCGGGCGGATCATGTACAAGCCGCGTTCGCTGCGCATCGATCTGGCCCTGGACGCGTTCCTCGCCCAGGTATTCGGCGACGACCCCGACCGGATCCGGGTGCCGTACGCGCTGGATTGCGGCGACTACGGCTGGACCGGCTTCGTCGACCACCGCTATTGCGACGGCGACGCCGAACTGGGCACGTTCTATCGCAACCTCGGCCACTGGCTGGCGGCGATGCAGTTGCTCGGCGGCACCGACCTGCACCAAGAAAACCTGATCGCCGCCGGCCCAGTGCCGGTCGCGATCGACGTCGAAAGCCTGTTCGCGATCGAAGTCGACGCCCCGCCGTCGCCGCGCGGCCGCGCCTTCGATCTGGCCTCCGAGCTGATCCGCACCTCGGTGCTGCGCACCGGCATCGTGCCGTTCCGCGCCCCGGTGCTGGGCTTCGGCGGCGTCGATATTTCCGCCGCCGGCGCGCTGCCGGGCGAGCAGCCGCAGATCCGCATGCCGAGCATCGCCGACGAAGGCACCGCGCGCGCGCGGCTGCAGATCGTCAGCGCCGACTTCGGCCAGTCGCAGAACCATCCCAGCCCCAACCCCGAAGTGAGCCGGTTCTGGGACCGGATCAGCGAGGGCTTCGTTGCGGCCACCGCGCGCCTGCGCGCGCTCGACGCCGAGGGCGCGCTGGAACCGCTGCTGCGCGGGTTCCTCGGCTGCCCGGCGCGCGACATCCGCCGGCCGACCCAGGCCTATGTCGAAATCATGCGCATGCTCTGGCACCCGGCCTCGTTGCACGACGAGCCCAAGGCGATCGAGCGCGCCCGCGACATCCTGCGCCGCAACGCCGTCGCGCTGCCGATCGCGCCGTCGTCGGCGCACGAAATCGACGGCGAGATCGAAGACATGCGGGTCGGCGACGTGCCGATCTTCGTCGCCCCGCTGGACCCGGCGCGGATCGAGGAAACCTTGCAGCGTTGGCGGCGGATGCGGGTCGAGCTGGAAGAGCTGACCATCCGCAGCGCCCTGGTCACGGTCGATCTGAACCAGCGCCTGGGCAAGAACGAACGCGCACGCGCCGACATCGTCGCCCGCCACCCGCATGCGCAGCGGCTGGACGCGCGCCGCCGCGCGGCGGCGGCGCAGGCGGTGGCGCAACTGCTGCGTCTGGCGGTGTACGGCGACGACGGCAGCGTGACCTGGATCAGCCCGGTGCTCGGCGATACCGGCTGGGTGACCCGGCCGCTGCAGGCCGATCTGTACACCGGCCTGGGCGGCGTGGCGCTGAGCCTGGCCGGTTATCTGCACGAATGCCGCGCCGGTCGCGCCGACCCGGTCGACGGCCTGGAGCCGGCGCTGGAGGGCACGTTGCACGCATTGCGCACGATCGAGCAGGCCGACGCGCCAAGCACGGTCGGCGGCATGATCGGCTACGGCGGGCAGATCTGGACCTGGGTGAGCTTGCACGACCTGTTGCGACGGCCGCAGATGCTGGAGTGGGCGATCGAGCGCGCCCAGGCGCTGGAGGCGGCCGGCTTCGACGCCGACCGCTACCTGGACCTGCTCGAAGGCGCCAGCGGCGCGATCGTGCCGTTGCTGCAGCTGGCCGACGCCAGCGGCGATCCGCGCTGGCGCGAACTGGCCGCGCGCGCGGCGCGGTTCATGGAGTCGCAGGCGATCGTCGACGAGCGCGGCGCGTGCTGGCCGTCGACGATCTTCGACGCGCCGATCGGCGGCTACGCGCACGGCGCCAGCGGCATCGGCTGGGCGCTGAGCCGGATCGGCCACAGCGCCGCCGGCAGCGCCGAGGACCGGGCGCGCTGGCTGAGCCTGGCCGAGCGCGCGTTCGCCTTCGAAGAGGGCCTGTACGACGACGGCGCCGGCTGCTGGCGCGACGCGCGCATCGCCGACGAGGAGCAGTTCCTGCACAACTGGTGCCACGGCAGCGTCGGCATCGGCCTGGCCGCCTGCGACCTGTACCAGCTCACCGGCGATGCCCGCCATCTGCGCGACCTGCGCCGCGCCGCGCAGGCCGCGCGCGGCTTCGGCTGGGGCGTCAGCCACACCTTGTGCCACGGCGACCTGGCCTTGTGGGAGTTGCTGGCGCGCGCCGCGCAACTGGACCCGGAGGGCGGCTGGGGCGACCCGGCCGAACACACGATGCAGATCGTGTCGGCGATCGAGGAGCACCACGGCGCGGTCGGCAGCCGCGCCCGCGATGCCTTCACCCCGGGCCTGATGACCGGCGTGGCCGGCGCGGTGCACGCGCTCAACCGCATGCACCCGGACTGCCCCCTGGTCACGCCGCTGGTGTTCGAGCGGCGGGCAGGGCGCTGA
- a CDS encoding M48 family metallopeptidase — MPYRVRMDELRYLRGYGERVLSQVRALIDAGRLGEVLRNRYSAGHQVRDDKALFEYVVAIKDRYMRKSDPLNKVVYDNKLHVVQHALGTHTAVSRVHGGRLKAAREIRIATLFRDAPGEFLEMIAVHELAHLKHRDHDKAFYQLCTHMSPDYHQREFDLRLYLTQLELAAQKPAAGAADQAAKG, encoded by the coding sequence ATGCCGTATCGTGTGCGCATGGACGAACTCCGATACCTGCGCGGCTACGGCGAGCGCGTGCTGAGCCAGGTCCGCGCGCTGATCGACGCCGGACGCCTGGGCGAGGTGCTGCGCAACCGCTACAGCGCCGGCCACCAGGTCCGCGACGACAAGGCGCTGTTCGAATACGTGGTCGCGATCAAGGACCGCTACATGCGCAAGAGCGACCCGCTCAACAAGGTCGTCTACGACAACAAGCTGCACGTGGTCCAGCATGCGCTGGGCACCCACACCGCGGTGTCGCGCGTGCACGGCGGGCGGCTCAAGGCCGCGCGCGAGATCCGCATCGCCACCCTGTTCCGCGACGCGCCGGGCGAATTCCTGGAAATGATCGCGGTGCACGAGCTGGCCCACCTCAAGCACCGCGACCACGACAAGGCCTTCTACCAGCTTTGTACTCACATGAGTCCGGACTATCACCAGCGCGAGTTCGATCTGCGGCTGTATCTGACCCAGTTGGAGTTGGCTGCGCAGAAACCGGCCGCAGGCGCGGCCGATCAGGCCGCCAAGGGCTGA
- a CDS encoding DUF6229 family protein yields the protein MQIEDIVSGWLNGSESENPAGPLYVEGIAATEAALTDTALPLLTRCSSCSASGGGYCC from the coding sequence ATGCAGATCGAAGACATCGTTTCGGGTTGGTTGAACGGTTCGGAATCGGAAAACCCGGCCGGCCCGCTGTACGTCGAAGGCATCGCCGCGACCGAAGCCGCGCTGACCGACACCGCTTTGCCGCTGCTGACCCGTTGCAGCAGCTGCAGCGCTTCCGGCGGCGGTTACTGCTGCTAA
- a CDS encoding PHB depolymerase family esterase — MLGLSAASSASASTEVTGFGSNPGNLRMYKYVPAGLPAGAPLVVALHGCAQSAASYDAETGWEMLAQRWRFALLLPQQQSANNANACFNWFEPGDTARDQGEALSIRQMIERMRADHGSAADRVYVTGLSAGGAMTAALLAVYPDLFAGGAVVAGLPYRCATGSAAAFSCMSPGSDLSPAQWGDKVRAATAHAGPWPIVSIWHGDADYVVRPMNQAELMQQWTDVHGIDQSADVQDTVAGHAHRVYRDAAGRARVETYAIAGMGHGTPVDPGSGETQCGTAGAYVLDADICSSYYIARYWGLDDLDPNPPQVALTAPADGAQVSGAVTVSADASDDVGVERVDFLIDGAVLASDAQAPYSVQWNSAAASNGAHVLQARAEDVAGNLASSAAVSVTVSGGSDGPALVMEFDNEDANDGYVKANADGTAPAIGALEASYGLALGRGSDGKHNRSLLSFDTSALPDGATVLSATLSVGFRSAYGDPWGQPAGNRLLIDARKGCYGGCAIEAGDYAAAADALAVAEMARFGGGRQTSTVFGGAGLNAIDRSGRTQLRLRFEQPPGATNYLWIERGAGARLRVEYRP, encoded by the coding sequence GTGCTCGGACTGAGCGCGGCGTCCTCGGCGTCGGCGTCGACCGAGGTCACCGGCTTCGGCAGCAATCCGGGCAATCTGCGCATGTACAAATACGTGCCCGCCGGCTTGCCGGCCGGCGCGCCGCTGGTCGTGGCCTTGCACGGCTGCGCGCAGAGCGCGGCGTCCTACGACGCCGAAACCGGGTGGGAAATGCTGGCGCAGCGCTGGCGCTTCGCCCTGCTGTTGCCGCAACAGCAAAGCGCCAACAACGCCAACGCCTGCTTCAACTGGTTCGAGCCCGGCGACACCGCGCGCGACCAGGGCGAAGCCCTGTCGATCCGGCAGATGATCGAGCGCATGCGCGCCGATCACGGCAGCGCCGCCGACCGGGTCTACGTCACCGGCCTGTCGGCCGGCGGGGCGATGACCGCGGCCCTGCTCGCGGTCTATCCGGACCTGTTCGCCGGCGGCGCGGTCGTCGCCGGCCTGCCCTATCGTTGCGCGACGGGTTCGGCGGCGGCGTTCTCGTGCATGTCACCGGGCAGCGACCTGAGCCCGGCGCAATGGGGCGACAAAGTGCGTGCGGCGACCGCGCACGCCGGTCCCTGGCCGATCGTATCGATCTGGCACGGCGACGCCGATTACGTGGTGCGGCCGATGAACCAGGCCGAGCTGATGCAGCAATGGACCGACGTGCACGGCATCGACCAGAGCGCCGACGTGCAGGACACGGTCGCCGGCCATGCGCACCGCGTCTACCGCGACGCCGCCGGCCGCGCGCGGGTCGAGACCTACGCCATCGCCGGCATGGGCCATGGCACGCCGGTCGATCCGGGCAGCGGCGAGACCCAGTGCGGCACCGCCGGCGCCTACGTCCTGGACGCCGATATCTGCTCCAGCTACTACATCGCCCGCTACTGGGGCCTGGACGATCTCGACCCGAATCCGCCGCAGGTCGCGCTGACCGCCCCGGCCGACGGCGCCCAGGTCAGCGGCGCGGTGACGGTGAGCGCGGACGCCAGCGACGATGTCGGCGTCGAACGCGTCGACTTCCTGATCGACGGCGCCGTGCTCGCCAGCGACGCCCAGGCCCCGTACAGCGTGCAATGGAACAGCGCCGCCGCCAGCAACGGCGCGCACGTGTTGCAGGCCCGCGCCGAAGACGTCGCCGGCAACCTGGCCAGCTCGGCCGCGGTCTCGGTCACGGTCAGCGGCGGCAGCGACGGCCCGGCGCTGGTCATGGAATTCGACAACGAAGACGCCAACGACGGCTACGTCAAGGCCAACGCCGACGGCACCGCGCCGGCGATCGGCGCGCTGGAAGCCAGCTACGGCCTGGCGCTCGGCCGCGGCAGCGACGGCAAGCACAACCGCAGCCTGCTGTCGTTCGATACCTCGGCCCTGCCCGACGGCGCGACCGTGCTGTCGGCCACGCTCAGCGTCGGTTTCCGCAGCGCCTACGGCGACCCCTGGGGCCAGCCGGCCGGCAACCGTCTGCTGATCGACGCGCGCAAGGGCTGCTACGGCGGCTGCGCGATCGAAGCCGGCGACTACGCCGCGGCCGCCGATGCCCTGGCGGTGGCCGAAATGGCGCGTTTCGGCGGCGGCCGCCAGACCAGCACCGTCTTCGGCGGCGCCGGACTGAACGCGATCGACCGCAGCGGCCGCACCCAACTGCGGCTGCGCTTCGAGCAGCCGCCGGGGGCGACGAACTACCTGTGGATCGAGCGCGGCGCAGGCGCCCGACTGCGGGTCGAATACCGGCCCTGA